In the Parasphingorhabdus halotolerans genome, GCTCTACACCGCCTTCAACGGTGAGGGGCTGCGCTTGGTTTCTCAAAGCCTCTTCAACAACGCCCCGTTGTATCTCTTCTCTGGTCGGAGCCGCTGAAACATTTTGTGCTCTCGCCGGCATGGTCCCAAAAACACCGGCAACAGCCGATACCAGAACAATCTTATTCAATGTTGCGCGCGCTCGCGACATATTCATCCCCGTAGTGCAATGACCCCCGCGCGACCCTTCAGGAACATTGTTTTGTTCCGCTCGTTCAAGTCCTCATATCATGAACGAAGCGGAGATTTTAGTACCTTAGTCCATTATCCTTGATCCGTATTGGACGAAGACGACTCGCCTTCCAATTTTTCAACCAGCAAATCTAGTTGACCCTGACAACCGTTTTCAATCAGCACCTCTGCAGTTTGATCGACGTCCTCAGGATTGGTAGAAAGAACAACGAAATCTACGGCAACCGCATTGGGAGTGTTTGAAGCCAGAACGCGGTAGCTTGCACCGTTGGTAATCGGCGCAGCTTCTCTTGGCCATGCTTTCAACGGGTTGCCCTGTCCCCATACGACTTGGGTTACGCCGCCGTTGGCGGGCTCAATGATGCTTGCGGTTGCAGATCCGGTGTAATCGGGCCGCCATAAAACTACCCTTTCAGCGTCCGCGACGCAGAATTTACCGCCTTTACGAACATCAAGATACCAGAGGTTTGGATTTGTTGGAGTGACCTCGACGGTTGTAACGCCCGCACTGCGCACCGCCCCGGTGCGTGCACGACCGCTGCCCCGGTTGCTGATGAAGCTGGCTAGTCGGGTTGTCGCGCCCGTTGCTTGTGCTTTCCCGCTAGCTGCCGAAAAAGTGCCAGGCCCCTTGAGCACTCGCGTTCCGCCTTTAGTCAAAATCGTAACACTGTCCTGATTGGTCAGCGTGATTTTGGCAGTATTGGCCATTTTTTTCCCGGCAGGATAAGCAGAGGATGACGGGCCAGTGGATCTAATCACCATATTTTGTGCCATGGCCGTACCGCCAAGACCCATAAGGAGAATGGTACCCAAAATCGCCTTGCCGGCGCGGGAAATTGATTTTTTCGAAGTTGCTGTTTTGTGGTTATCCAAGTGCATAGCTTTCTCCATTCTTTGTTTTTTGAAGTCTCTTTAGCAAATTGACCAGACCCAGGTCCTTTTTTTCTGGATCGGTGCCGATTTCTGCAATCATAGCAACAAGTGCCTGAATGGCTGTTGTATCACCTTTGTCATGCGCTGCTATGACTGCGGTCACTGCTGCGCGTTCTTTTTCTGCCCAATCTGGCACTGGTTCAAACACATCAACGGGAGTTGATCTGCCGCGTAAAGTGATCTTGCCCATCGGCCGATACCAATCAAGTCCGGTTCGCTCCATTGCTTCGCGGCTGATCAAAACTTTCGTTTCGAGAGCTTTGTTGGCTGCCTCCAATCTGGCTGCTGTGTTCATTGCATCGCCCAACGCGGTATATTGTATGCGACCCTCCCCGCCAAAATTACCGACGATGGCATCGCCATAATGCATCCCGACCCGCGTAACTCCTATTTTCGGCACGCCTTCGGGGACATTTTTTCGAAATTCTTCTCCCGCCAAATACAGCGCGTAGGCGGCTTTTGCTGCCCGTTCACCATCATCGGGATAGGCAATAGGAGCACCCCAGAAGGTCACGAGTGCATCGCCAACAAATTTATCGATAGTACCACCATATTCTAAAGCGACTTCGCTCAATCGATCCAGATAATCATTGAGCAACGCTGCAACCATTTCCGGTTCAATTGCATGGGTAAGTTTGGTGAAACCCTCAAGGTCGGTGAAAACGGCAAAAATCTTGCGTTTTTCACCGTGAAGCGCCAGTTTCTCAGGGTGTTTCAGGATTTCTCCGGCGATCGATTTTGGCAGATATTTCCCCAACGCATTTTGTGCAAATGCGCGTTGTTTGGAATTGATCGTTCGTGCTGCCGATCCGACCGAGGCATAACCGAACAACCAGCCCAACCCCCAGCCAAAGGCAGGCAATGTCAGGGTGTCGATGCCGATCTTGTGTAACACGAAAGGAAAAATCAGAAAGAATAAGCCTTGGCTAATTAATATTCCAGCTACTTTGATCGAATTTCCCACAATGAGAGCGGAAAGGCCGCCACAAATTGCGACGATGACCGCGGCAACCCAAAGTGTCCACGGCGGAACAGCAGAAGGTTTGTCATCATTTAACAGTTGCGCCAGCATATGGGCATGGACTTCCAGGCCGATCATTTTCTTATCCTCCCCTACGGCTCCAGTGACTGAAGCGACGGGAGTCTCAAACCGATCTCGATCAATGAAATCACCACCAATTATGACATATTTGTCTTTGAGAAGCGGGCCCAACGCTTCTGCCATCGCCGGATCCGCAAAAGCTTCAATAGGAATTTTGTCAAAGACTGGTGTATCTGCAACAGCGGGCACGAGGTAACGGATAGCTCCGGTATTCTCTGCAAATTTTGGATTGGCACCAGCCAGCGCCATAGCGAAGAATGGCGGCAAGCTCCCTGGTAGTTTGGACCATCGTCTGGCGACTCCATCGCTATCTGTTACAAGACGAATAACTGTTGGTTTGACATTGGTACCGGCGAGCCGATCAATAAATCCTTTCAAAAACTCATGTTGGGCATAGTCAATCTCTGGGTTGGTGGCAGCATCGTCATAAGCAAGAAATGTCGGTGTTTTCATCCTCTTGAACGATGCTACCAATAGTTCGTCATCGTCTTGCGGCATATCAAAGAAAATATCGATGCCGATTGCTTTTGCACCAACGGCATCTATTGTCTCCAGTGATTCCGCCAAAATCGTGCGATCAACCGGGGATCTCTGGCCAGTTAGTTTAAGTGTATCTTCATTGTACACGATCATCACGATACGATCATCTTTTTTAATTGAGGGTGCATAGACCGAGGCCCTCATATCATAGAGCGCTCTTTCCGCCTCTTGGATCAGGGGTGTATCCCAGCTGAAACGGGCAATTAATACCGCCAGTATCAAGAATATGATGGTTGAACCGAGCCGAACCGGGCCCAATTGACTGAACACGCGCTGGAGAGATTCCCACACTCCACGGGCTTCCTCTTTCATATCGCGGCCTTGTTCAGTCGCGGTGGAATTGTTGGTCGGTTCAGTCATTATTTAAGTTGAGTCTCCGAACTTCCGGATGCCATGACTTTGGCGACACCGTTGGTTGGTTGATCAGGTAAGAACGGCCGTGCGCCATCTCCAATAATTGCAAACCCCGACCAGTAGTAAGGGTGTGAGGTTTGCGGATCATCCATCAATTTATTTTGTGAGTTGCGCAGAGCGGACCCCACTGACTCGCCTTTGCCGTCAGAAAAAAGTCCGCCAATCAGGCGCTCCGTTGCTTTGAAATCATCAGGCGCAGGCCAGTGACTGGCCAGCACAGATCGGCTGCCGGCGCCAATGAACGACCGCACAAGACCATCCAGCGCGGTGCCGCCGCCACTGCTTACGCCTGCTTCTCGCGTCGCCTGAATACTTGCTTTTCCGGCCGTGTCACAAGCAGACAAGATCACAATATCGGCGTCAAGCTTGAGGTCAAAAATCTCGTCGAATGAGAGTAGTCCATCAGATTTGCCTTGTCCAAATGAAGTCAGCAATGCCGGTTTAGCGGGGCACGACGGGCGCGGCGCAGTGACCAGCCCATGGGTTGCAAAATGCAAAATCCGGTAATCGGATATGTCCGATTTCTGCATGATCTGGCTGTCGGTAAACTGGCCGCCGGTCAGAATTTCAGAACCATCTTGACCGATCACTGATCTCGCGAAATTGAGCTCAGCGTCCGAAATCGGATTATTCCATTCGTTTGCCGACCATTCACAATTGGCATTCTGGCCTTCGCTGGACGCGCGCACTCCTGTGCTGGGCGCTTGCTCGGACACAGGCAGGTTTCTTCCCATACCAAGATATTGCCGTGTAGCTGAGGAAACAGGTGCCTCCCGAGCATCAGCAAACGCCCGGGCAGAAACAGCTGTGCTAATGTCAGTGGATTTTCCAAGCCAGTTCACGCCGGTATAGTCAAAGGCATCGCCATCCGGTTGGTCGGTGCGCTCAATATATTGAGTGACCGATGCATCGTCTGTTACCAGCAGATTGATCGGCAAGCGAAGAAGAGCGCCATCAGGTTCAAACACCAGATGCTGTTTTGTCAACAAACGGTCCGAGACCGGAGCGAAGAGCGATTTATAAAGATCGCGAGCAGCCTCAATATCATACGGATAGGTGACATATCGTCCGTTTTCGAATGTAGATATCGATGCGCGCAGCAAATCTACTTTTTGATCAAGTTCATCTTCATTCAATTCGATTTGATAGATTTTGGCAGACTCTTTGTCAGCGTAAAACATGAAAATATTACGGCCAACAATTGCCAAGCGCATATAGGCTTCCGATGGCGTCATCTGCGCGCGCAGATCTTCAAGGCTGATAAATTTTGAGGACACAGCGCGATATTGCGGATAGTCCGCGAGTTGAACTTGTGCCAGCTGCTGGCTGCGTTCGAGTTCATCGATTTGCGAAGCGAGATCATTTCTTTGACGAATAGTTGCGCCAGTTTGTTCAACCTTGCCAAGGGCAGAAAAGCGGATACGCAATCGTTCGATATTGCGGGTAAGGTTTAGCGATTGCCGGAAAAGCCTCGATGCCTCATCGTTCCCTGCACTCAATTCTCTGGACAGCACGGCTTGCGTTTCTGCCACGCCAGGACGGATTAATATCTGCGATGCTTTGAAAAATTCTTCCGAAGCAGAAGGATCATCGGCCATAAGACGAAAATAGGGTGCAAGCTGATTGGTCATGCCGGTGACTGCGCTGCGCTGGCCAAGAGAGCTTTCGATCACTTGCTGATAAAGTTGCCGCGCTTCGCTGGTTTTTCCACGCCTTAGCAGAAAGGAAGCAAGCTTTGCTTTCGCGCCATTAACTGCTCGCGTTTCAGGATATTGAATGGATAAAAGCTCCAGTCCATTGCGCAACAAAGCTTCACCGTCATCAAATTGGCCTTGTGCTTCCGCAATCAGGGCCAGTTCGGAAAGCGTTTGCACGCGCAGACGGGTGATCGAAACAACCCGGCCATCCCGAACGGCGATAGCCCGATGATATGCGTTAAAGAGTGCCGTTTTCGCCTGATCAAGGTCGCCATTTATACGCTGGGCCGTTCCGATCAATTGCAGTGCTTGAGCATCTATAATCTCTGCGCGTTCCTGTTCAGTAAGCTTTAGATCATCTGTAAATCCTAGCAGCACTCCATTTCTGCCATTTATTCGCGAGGAGATCGGCGTGGTTATCTCAAGGCCTTCGATTAGCGCTGATTTTTTCAGTTGACCTGTCCTGAGTGGCTGCTGAATGCGTACGATAGCTTCATCATAGCGGCCCTGATTGAGCAGGTGCATGCCTTCGAAATTCCTCAACAGGCGCTCATTAATCGTATTGCCACTATTCACCGCTTTGGCTTGTTCAAACAGGCGGTCTGCTTCGGCAAACTCTCCTAAATTGGACTTTTGCAATGCGCGATTGACTAGATATTCGTCGGGATCGATTTTGTTGTCATCGTCGCCTTGCGTGCGCTGCTGCAGCGTTTCAAAAAAGGCTGCCGCCTCGGCATAATCGCCACTCAAATTGCGTCGATAGCCCTCTGCCAATGCCTGCTCCGGTTTCAAAGTAGCGGCTTGAACGCGGGCAAAAGCGAAGGGATCTTCCACAGAAGTGGTTGCGATATCAATAGTACCCTCGACAATGGAGTCTGCCAAAACCGACTTTAACGCCAGAATCGTAGCGCTATCGTAAACGCTTAAGCCTTCTGCAACATAGGAAAAACCGCCTTCAGTGCCTTCGATAACCGAATAAGAGACCGGCTCATCTGACAAACGGCATGTCTTTTGGCTGAACCCGTTTAGCGCCGCAGAAGTTCCATTGTCGGGGCAGCTAATGGCATCTTTACGCTGCGGTGCAACGCGTGCCAGCAAATCGGTTGTAGAAGTTTTGGCGGCATAAACATAACCCACTGGTCTCGCCGAATCGCGGCAAACGACAGCCCAACTTCTATCATAAATGCTCTGCTTGACGGCGCTTTCGAGGCTCCGGTCCTGCACCTGACACAATATGCCGCCCGCCTTTCCAATTGGAAAGCTATCTCTTAGTGTAACCGGCGTGCCCTGAGCATAAGCAATGGATGAGGAGGCCATTAACGTTATCGCCGGTGCAACGATGGACGCAATGTTGAATATCGACGCGGTAAAATTCTTCCGGCGGATCATATCTACCTCACAAAGCTTTAGGCAGCCTAGCTCAAAGGCTAAACTGCGAGATTTGCGACCCAGAAATTTTCCCTCTACTGCGTTCATAAACGCATATATCGATTCTAGTATAGTAGTTTATCGCCAATCGCGTCCAAAACCAGTGACAATTGTCACTAAACGGGACATCAAAAGTCAACGCCCCGTATTTTCAGCCGGTTAACTCGCCTAGAGACCGAGAAATTTTACATTTTCGGATATTGGTACGCGGGACACGTCGAAATTGTTGATCGGGTCATCGGCATCGCGGTAACCGATGGCCATGCCGCAGAAGAAAATATGATCATCGTCAACGCCCAGTAGTTCCCTCATATAAGTGCCGTACATCGCCCAAATTTCCTGTGCACAGCTATCCAGACCTTCTTCGCGTAACAGTAGCATCACAGTTTGCAACCACATCCCCATATCTGACCATTGCGGTGGGCCCATATACTTACGCGTATAGGTGAAAAGTTGCACTGGCGCGCCAAAGCTATCCCAGTTTTTTGCCATTTGTGTGATCCTGCCTGCGCCATCTCCGCGCTCCAGGCCAATGGCATCAAACATTGCCTTGCCAACGCCCCGGCGCTGCTCTTCATAGCGTCCGTCGAGCTCTTTGGGGTAGATCGCATATTCCGCACCTTCGCCCATTGGGGCAGCTTGCGCCTTGGCCTTTATCGCCGCAGCAATCCGGGCAAGCTCATCGCCGCCAACCACGACTGCACTCCATGGCTGGGTATTGCCTCCCGACGGTGCGCGCTGCGCTGTCACCAGAACACGGTCAATGACGCTGCGATCAACTGGCTTATCGATAAACTGACGGATAGATCGCCGGGATTTTACGGCTTCGGTTACATTCATTAATGAGTTCTCCGTTTCTGATATATGTAATGCTGTGATACCCTGTGCGTCAAAGTTGACCAAATTGCCACCAAGAAAGTCGCAGAATTCTGGGATTTGCAATAATAATTCAAATGTTAGAAATTATGTTCCAAGCATCTTTTTCTAATTAAATTTGGCTCCAGTTATCCCAAACTATCCGCACATGAGCGTATCAATCAAACTACCAAACCGTGCGGCGGGTGGTGACGGCTTCGGTTGCGTTCATTTGTTTTCCTCGTCAAACAATCCAGCGAGTTGCTCCACCATTGTTCCGCCCAGTTGTTCGGCATCCATGATCGTAACAGCGCGTTTATAATAGCGCGTAACATCATGGCCGATCCCAATGGCGACTAGCTGTACAGGCGAACGGCCCTCTATCCATTCGATCACTTTGCGCAGATGGTTTTCCAAGTATGCCCCGTGGTTGACCGACAAGGTGCTGTCATCCACTGGCGCACCGTCAGAAATCACCATTAATATGCGCCGCTCTTCTGGGCGGGCGATCAGGCGGTTGTGAGCCCATAGAAGGGCTTCGCCGTCGATATTTTCTTTGAGCAGGCCTTCGCGCATCATCAGGCCGAGGTTTTTACGCGCCCTCCGCCAAGGTTCGTCGGCCTGTTTGTAGACAATGTGGCGCAGATCGTTGAGGCGTCCGGGGTTGGCAGGGCGCTCGGCAGCCAGCCAGTCTTCCCGGGTTTGTCCGCCTTTCCAGGCGCGAGTGGTGAAGCCCAGTATTTCGGTTTTGACGCCGCAGCGTTCCAGCGTGCGCGCCATAATATCAGCGCTGATCGCCGCGATCGAAATGGGTCTGCCGCGCATCGAGCCGCTGTTGTCGATGAGCAGCGTAACCACCGTATCACGGAAATCGGTTTCACGTTCAATCTTGTAGGAAAGGCTGTGGGCCGGATTGCTGATCACGCGAGCAAGCCGGGCAGCGTCCAGCATACCCTCTTCCTGATCAAAATCCCAGCTGCGGTTTTGCTGCGCCATTAAGCGGCGTTGCAGGCGGTTCGCAAGTTTTGTGACGGCACCTTGCAGGCTCGTCAATTGCTGATCGAGGAAGGCGCGCAGCCGCGTCAATTCTTCTTCATCGCAGAGCTCGGTCGCACTAATCACCTCGTCATATTTCTCGGACCAGGCGGTATAATCAAAACCGGGTGGCAGATCGGACATCGGACGGTTCGGGCGAACGGGCATCATGCCATCGTCGCCGGCATCGCCCATTTCCTCTTCGGCGCCTTCTTCTAAGTCGTCGGCGTTCTGCTCGCTGTCGCTTTCTTGCGAGTCATCGTCGGACTGGTCGGACCGCATTTCTGATTGGCCCTGATCGCCGGATGCCTCGTCATCATCCGACCCATCATCGGTTTCATCCTCGCTGTCATCGTCATTCTCGTCTTCGCTATCATCCGCGTCGGATTGATCATCAGATTTGATGAGATCAAGATGTTCCAGAAGTTGCGTGGAGAGTTTGGCAAAACTATCCTGATCGTCGAGGGTCAGATTCAGGCCGTCAAGGTCTGCGCCAGCCTCGCTCTCGATCCATTCGCGCAGCATATCGAGGCCTTTGATCGTTCGTTCCGGTGGCGCTTCGCCGGTCAATTTTTCCCGGGCCAGCAGTGCGAGGGCTGTTGAGATAGGAACTTCATCGCGGTTTTGCGCACGGGAAATGGGGTCAGAGCGCATCCGCATATTGAGCGCTGCGGTTAAATTGCCCTTGGCTCCGGCCATGTTGCGGGAACCCAGAGCATCGGTGCGGACTTGTTCAAGCGCATCAAAACAGGCCCGGGCTATGGCTTCTTGCGGCGCATTCTTGCGATGCATCGGCTCGTTGTGATGGCGCAATTTCAGCGAAAAACTGTCGGCAAATCCGCGTGCTTCTGCAACCTGATCAGCGGGAAGGTCGCGTGCAGGCATCGGCACCTTAAGATGCTCGCCTGATTGCGAGGGTGCTTCAGCGGTGTAGGCAAGTTCGATTTCCGGCTGACGCGCCATAGCG is a window encoding:
- a CDS encoding adenylate/guanylate cyclase domain-containing protein, whose amino-acid sequence is MTEPTNNSTATEQGRDMKEEARGVWESLQRVFSQLGPVRLGSTIIFLILAVLIARFSWDTPLIQEAERALYDMRASVYAPSIKKDDRIVMIVYNEDTLKLTGQRSPVDRTILAESLETIDAVGAKAIGIDIFFDMPQDDDELLVASFKRMKTPTFLAYDDAATNPEIDYAQHEFLKGFIDRLAGTNVKPTVIRLVTDSDGVARRWSKLPGSLPPFFAMALAGANPKFAENTGAIRYLVPAVADTPVFDKIPIEAFADPAMAEALGPLLKDKYVIIGGDFIDRDRFETPVASVTGAVGEDKKMIGLEVHAHMLAQLLNDDKPSAVPPWTLWVAAVIVAICGGLSALIVGNSIKVAGILISQGLFFLIFPFVLHKIGIDTLTLPAFGWGLGWLFGYASVGSAARTINSKQRAFAQNALGKYLPKSIAGEILKHPEKLALHGEKRKIFAVFTDLEGFTKLTHAIEPEMVAALLNDYLDRLSEVALEYGGTIDKFVGDALVTFWGAPIAYPDDGERAAKAAYALYLAGEEFRKNVPEGVPKIGVTRVGMHYGDAIVGNFGGEGRIQYTALGDAMNTAARLEAANKALETKVLISREAMERTGLDWYRPMGKITLRGRSTPVDVFEPVPDWAEKERAAVTAVIAAHDKGDTTAIQALVAMIAEIGTDPEKKDLGLVNLLKRLQKTKNGESYALG
- a CDS encoding CHAT domain-containing protein; translation: MIRRKNFTASIFNIASIVAPAITLMASSSIAYAQGTPVTLRDSFPIGKAGGILCQVQDRSLESAVKQSIYDRSWAVVCRDSARPVGYVYAAKTSTTDLLARVAPQRKDAISCPDNGTSAALNGFSQKTCRLSDEPVSYSVIEGTEGGFSYVAEGLSVYDSATILALKSVLADSIVEGTIDIATTSVEDPFAFARVQAATLKPEQALAEGYRRNLSGDYAEAAAFFETLQQRTQGDDDNKIDPDEYLVNRALQKSNLGEFAEADRLFEQAKAVNSGNTINERLLRNFEGMHLLNQGRYDEAIVRIQQPLRTGQLKKSALIEGLEITTPISSRINGRNGVLLGFTDDLKLTEQERAEIIDAQALQLIGTAQRINGDLDQAKTALFNAYHRAIAVRDGRVVSITRLRVQTLSELALIAEAQGQFDDGEALLRNGLELLSIQYPETRAVNGAKAKLASFLLRRGKTSEARQLYQQVIESSLGQRSAVTGMTNQLAPYFRLMADDPSASEEFFKASQILIRPGVAETQAVLSRELSAGNDEASRLFRQSLNLTRNIERLRIRFSALGKVEQTGATIRQRNDLASQIDELERSQQLAQVQLADYPQYRAVSSKFISLEDLRAQMTPSEAYMRLAIVGRNIFMFYADKESAKIYQIELNEDELDQKVDLLRASISTFENGRYVTYPYDIEAARDLYKSLFAPVSDRLLTKQHLVFEPDGALLRLPINLLVTDDASVTQYIERTDQPDGDAFDYTGVNWLGKSTDISTAVSARAFADAREAPVSSATRQYLGMGRNLPVSEQAPSTGVRASSEGQNANCEWSANEWNNPISDAELNFARSVIGQDGSEILTGGQFTDSQIMQKSDISDYRILHFATHGLVTAPRPSCPAKPALLTSFGQGKSDGLLSFDEIFDLKLDADIVILSACDTAGKASIQATREAGVSSGGGTALDGLVRSFIGAGSRSVLASHWPAPDDFKATERLIGGLFSDGKGESVGSALRNSQNKLMDDPQTSHPYYWSGFAIIGDGARPFLPDQPTNGVAKVMASGSSETQLK
- a CDS encoding nitroreductase, which encodes MNVTEAVKSRRSIRQFIDKPVDRSVIDRVLVTAQRAPSGGNTQPWSAVVVGGDELARIAAAIKAKAQAAPMGEGAEYAIYPKELDGRYEEQRRGVGKAMFDAIGLERGDGAGRITQMAKNWDSFGAPVQLFTYTRKYMGPPQWSDMGMWLQTVMLLLREEGLDSCAQEIWAMYGTYMRELLGVDDDHIFFCGMAIGYRDADDPINNFDVSRVPISENVKFLGL
- the cobT gene encoding cobaltochelatase subunit CobT — encoded protein: MADRSKLDDLKDVLGGTARAMARQPEIELAYTAEAPSQSGEHLKVPMPARDLPADQVAEARGFADSFSLKLRHHNEPMHRKNAPQEAIARACFDALEQVRTDALGSRNMAGAKGNLTAALNMRMRSDPISRAQNRDEVPISTALALLAREKLTGEAPPERTIKGLDMLREWIESEAGADLDGLNLTLDDQDSFAKLSTQLLEHLDLIKSDDQSDADDSEDENDDDSEDETDDGSDDDEASGDQGQSEMRSDQSDDDSQESDSEQNADDLEEGAEEEMGDAGDDGMMPVRPNRPMSDLPPGFDYTAWSEKYDEVISATELCDEEELTRLRAFLDQQLTSLQGAVTKLANRLQRRLMAQQNRSWDFDQEEGMLDAARLARVISNPAHSLSYKIERETDFRDTVVTLLIDNSGSMRGRPISIAAISADIMARTLERCGVKTEILGFTTRAWKGGQTREDWLAAERPANPGRLNDLRHIVYKQADEPWRRARKNLGLMMREGLLKENIDGEALLWAHNRLIARPEERRILMVISDGAPVDDSTLSVNHGAYLENHLRKVIEWIEGRSPVQLVAIGIGHDVTRYYKRAVTIMDAEQLGGTMVEQLAGLFDEENK